The Lysinibacillus pakistanensis genome includes a window with the following:
- a CDS encoding GntR family transcriptional regulator gives MTIKADHRHLYLQVIDRLKSDIETGVFKENEKLPSEFELSKSLGVSRATLREALRLLEEENVIVRRHGVGTFVNPKPLFTSGIEHLSSISSMIETAGMEPGSRFLKATENIPSEEDLKRFQCDDEDKILTIERVRTADGEPVVYCIDRLPASFLPTDFVEKKEVSLFSALEQSGKIHVAYAVTYIDPVGYHEQASPILNCGRETALLVLKQLHYDDHDQVVLYSKNYFRADKFSFHVVRKRV, from the coding sequence GTGACTATTAAAGCAGATCATCGTCATCTCTATCTTCAAGTAATTGATCGTTTAAAGTCTGACATTGAAACAGGCGTTTTCAAGGAAAATGAAAAATTGCCTTCAGAATTTGAATTATCTAAATCACTAGGAGTCAGTCGAGCAACACTTCGTGAGGCGCTTCGACTGTTGGAAGAGGAAAATGTAATTGTGCGTCGACATGGGGTAGGTACGTTTGTCAACCCCAAGCCATTGTTTACATCAGGCATCGAGCATTTATCGAGCATTTCTTCCATGATTGAGACAGCTGGTATGGAGCCCGGTTCCCGCTTTTTAAAGGCGACCGAAAACATACCTTCTGAGGAAGATTTAAAACGCTTCCAATGCGATGACGAAGATAAAATACTCACGATTGAACGTGTCAGAACAGCCGATGGGGAGCCTGTAGTTTATTGTATAGACAGATTACCGGCTAGCTTTCTGCCAACTGATTTTGTAGAAAAAAAAGAGGTTTCACTCTTCTCTGCACTTGAACAATCTGGGAAAATTCATGTGGCCTATGCTGTAACATATATAGATCCAGTAGGGTATCATGAGCAAGCGTCACCGATTTTAAATTGTGGCCGTGAAACAGCTCTTTTAGTATTAAAGCAGTTACACTACGATGATCATGATCAAGTAGTGCTCTATTCAAAAAATTATTTCCGAGCTGATAAATTCAGCTTCCATGTAGTTCGTAAACGGGTGTAG
- a CDS encoding BMP family lipoprotein, translating to MKKRKFGLVLSSVLAASAILGACGAKEEKPAKENENASSGENNSEEAFSVAMVTDVGGVDDKSFNQSAWEGVKAYGKEHGLSRGEGGFEYLQSKTDADYETNLNNLIRRNFDLVFGIGFMMADAVEAVAADNPDNHFALIDAEVEADNVVNVMFKEQEGAFLAGVAAAKMTKTGKIGFVGGVDIPVINRFEAGFIAGAKAINPDIEIQDKYTAAFDKADLGKITANSMYSSGVDIIFHAAGATGNGVFSEAKERKAKDPNANVWVIGVDADQYDEGKVDDKTNVTLTSMLKGVNTAVVDISNKAKNGKFPGGQTLTYGLAEDGVKLADSRGAIPEDVQAVIDEYKGKIASGEIVVPEKVEK from the coding sequence ATGAAAAAACGTAAATTTGGCTTAGTATTATCATCAGTTTTAGCGGCGAGTGCTATTCTTGGTGCATGTGGCGCGAAGGAAGAAAAACCAGCAAAAGAAAATGAAAATGCATCATCAGGCGAAAATAACAGCGAAGAAGCATTCTCAGTAGCAATGGTTACAGACGTAGGTGGTGTGGATGATAAATCATTCAACCAATCTGCATGGGAAGGTGTTAAAGCCTACGGTAAAGAACATGGCCTTTCAAGAGGTGAAGGTGGTTTTGAATACCTACAATCAAAAACAGATGCTGACTATGAAACAAACCTAAACAACTTAATTCGCCGTAATTTTGACTTAGTTTTCGGTATTGGCTTCATGATGGCTGACGCTGTGGAAGCAGTTGCTGCAGATAACCCAGATAATCATTTCGCATTAATTGATGCAGAAGTAGAAGCTGACAATGTAGTAAATGTTATGTTCAAAGAGCAAGAAGGTGCTTTCCTAGCAGGTGTTGCTGCTGCGAAAATGACTAAAACAGGTAAAATAGGCTTTGTAGGTGGCGTAGATATCCCAGTTATTAACCGTTTCGAAGCTGGTTTTATAGCGGGAGCAAAGGCTATAAATCCTGATATTGAAATCCAAGATAAATATACTGCTGCATTTGATAAAGCGGATCTTGGTAAAATCACAGCGAACAGCATGTACTCTTCAGGTGTAGATATTATTTTCCATGCTGCGGGTGCCACTGGTAACGGTGTTTTCTCTGAAGCAAAAGAGCGTAAAGCGAAAGATCCTAATGCAAATGTATGGGTAATCGGTGTAGATGCTGACCAATACGATGAAGGTAAAGTAGACGATAAAACAAATGTAACGTTAACTTCTATGTTAAAAGGTGTTAATACAGCAGTAGTAGATATTTCTAATAAAGCGAAAAACGGTAAATTCCCAGGTGGTCAAACACTTACTTACGGTTTAGCTGAGGATGGTGTAAAACTTGCGGATTCTCGTGGCGCAATCCCAGAGGATGTACAAGCAGTAATTGACGAATATAAAGGAAAAATTGCTAGCGGTGAAATCGTCGTTCCAGAAAAAGTGGAAAAATAA
- a CDS encoding FtsK/SpoIIIE family DNA translocase, whose translation MATSKRRKVTKGKGTTEKKEMHPLMFEILGLILIAIAVIIIFEYGMIGRFLTTIAMFLLGNLYFAVPFMLIFVALLLMIGRKKVSLKDRLILGMFLIVMSLTIFSHGILFEQLSKSGGLLSESVLRESWRILINTEGVVQRSSALGGGMIGALLFSMLHVLFEASGAKVVAWVIFFIGLILVTGKALVPYLAEKMPALFGKWQKKQKEKKKNEPKKPKNRRSTRDTMEEIAAVDLTNEIQEEEEISHEPIISAFTQNVSHEREVFESNDFEGIEHGEIVDDVHIQGADAVENADYQLPSYNLLQLPPQHDQSGEYSVIQANAKKLEQTLQSFGVKAKVTQVHLGPAVTKYEILPDIGVKVSKIVNLQDDLALALAAKDIRMEAPIPGKSAIGIEVPNSEVAIVTLREVLESKDGAKPEALLQVAFGRDITGQAVLAELNKMPHLLVAGSTGSGKSVCINGIVVSILMRTKPHEVKLMMIDPKMVELNVYNGIPHLLAPVVTDARKASQALKKVVAEMERRYDLFSHTGTRNIEGYNNHIQKVNEQTDEKHPKLPYIVVIVDELADLMMVASSDVEDSITRLAQMARAAGIHLIIATQRPSVDVLTGVIKANIPSRIAFAVSSAIDSRTILDMGGAERLLGRGDMLFLPAGASKPKRVQGAFLSDQEVESVVSFVIEQQKAQYQEEMIPTEEDTILEETDELFDEAVQLVVSMQTASVSMLQRRFRIGYSRAARIVDQMEQRGIVGPSEGSKPRQVLVHQYD comes from the coding sequence ATGGCGACTAGTAAAAGAAGAAAAGTCACTAAAGGAAAAGGAACAACCGAAAAAAAAGAGATGCATCCGCTGATGTTTGAAATTTTAGGACTCATCTTAATTGCAATTGCCGTTATTATCATTTTTGAATATGGCATGATTGGACGTTTTCTAACAACGATAGCAATGTTTCTTTTAGGAAATTTGTATTTTGCTGTGCCATTTATGCTTATATTTGTTGCATTATTGCTAATGATTGGTCGGAAAAAAGTAAGTTTGAAGGACCGTCTAATTTTAGGAATGTTCCTAATTGTTATGAGTTTAACAATTTTTAGTCATGGAATACTTTTTGAACAATTATCAAAATCAGGTGGTTTATTATCAGAATCTGTATTGCGAGAATCCTGGCGTATTTTAATTAATACAGAGGGTGTTGTTCAGCGAAGTAGTGCACTTGGCGGAGGAATGATTGGTGCCCTCCTATTTAGTATGCTACATGTTTTGTTTGAGGCTTCAGGGGCTAAGGTTGTTGCATGGGTGATTTTCTTTATAGGGTTAATTTTAGTTACGGGAAAAGCACTTGTGCCTTATTTAGCTGAAAAAATGCCTGCTCTTTTTGGTAAATGGCAAAAAAAACAAAAAGAGAAGAAAAAGAATGAACCAAAGAAACCTAAAAATCGCCGATCAACAAGAGACACAATGGAAGAAATCGCTGCTGTTGATCTTACTAATGAAATACAAGAAGAAGAGGAAATTTCCCATGAACCTATTATCTCAGCCTTTACTCAAAATGTTTCTCATGAACGAGAAGTGTTTGAGAGTAATGACTTTGAGGGTATTGAACATGGAGAGATCGTAGATGATGTCCATATCCAAGGCGCTGATGCAGTGGAAAATGCAGATTATCAACTTCCCTCTTATAATTTATTACAATTGCCACCGCAACATGACCAAAGTGGTGAATATTCAGTAATTCAGGCAAATGCAAAAAAACTAGAGCAAACGCTGCAAAGTTTTGGTGTAAAGGCAAAAGTTACGCAAGTTCATTTAGGACCAGCAGTAACTAAATACGAGATATTGCCAGACATTGGCGTAAAAGTAAGTAAAATTGTAAACCTTCAGGATGATCTTGCATTAGCGCTTGCTGCAAAGGATATACGGATGGAAGCACCTATCCCTGGAAAATCTGCAATTGGTATTGAAGTACCGAACAGTGAGGTAGCCATTGTCACATTACGGGAAGTATTAGAGTCGAAGGATGGAGCGAAGCCAGAAGCTTTATTGCAAGTTGCGTTTGGCCGTGACATTACAGGACAAGCTGTACTTGCTGAGCTTAATAAAATGCCACATTTACTTGTTGCTGGTTCAACTGGTAGTGGTAAGAGTGTGTGTATAAATGGCATTGTTGTATCCATACTAATGCGTACAAAACCACATGAGGTCAAATTGATGATGATTGATCCAAAGATGGTGGAATTAAATGTTTATAATGGGATTCCTCACCTTTTAGCGCCGGTTGTTACGGATGCGCGAAAAGCATCTCAAGCATTAAAAAAAGTCGTTGCAGAAATGGAACGTCGCTATGATTTGTTTTCACATACGGGTACACGAAATATCGAAGGCTATAATAACCACATCCAAAAGGTTAATGAACAAACTGATGAAAAACACCCAAAATTACCTTATATTGTTGTGATTGTGGATGAGTTAGCGGATTTAATGATGGTTGCCTCAAGTGATGTCGAGGATTCGATTACTCGTCTAGCGCAAATGGCACGTGCTGCTGGAATTCATTTAATTATTGCCACTCAACGTCCAAGTGTAGATGTACTTACAGGTGTCATAAAAGCAAATATTCCTTCCCGAATTGCCTTTGCAGTATCTTCCGCAATTGATTCCAGAACGATATTAGATATGGGTGGCGCTGAGCGATTATTAGGTCGAGGGGATATGCTATTTTTACCTGCTGGTGCCTCAAAGCCAAAACGTGTACAAGGTGCCTTTTTATCAGATCAGGAAGTAGAGTCAGTTGTAAGCTTTGTTATAGAACAGCAAAAAGCGCAGTACCAGGAAGAGATGATCCCAACAGAAGAAGATACGATTCTTGAGGAAACAGATGAATTATTTGATGAGGCTGTGCAATTGGTTGTAAGTATGCAGACGGCTTCTGTTTCCATGCTACAGCGCCGCTTCCGAATTGGCTATTCGAGAGCAGCTCGCATTGTCGATCAGATGGAACAACGAGGAATCGTCGGCCCTTCGGAGGGAAGTAAACCCCGACAAGTACTTGTTCATCAATACGATTAA